A stretch of Amblyraja radiata isolate CabotCenter1 chromosome 34, sAmbRad1.1.pri, whole genome shotgun sequence DNA encodes these proteins:
- the map2k1 gene encoding dual specificity mitogen-activated protein kinase kinase 1, protein MPKKKPGPIQLHPSPDGSAINGTTSAETNLEALQKKLEELELDEQQRKRLEAFLTQKQKVGELKDDDFEKISELGAGNGGVVFKVSHKPSGLIMARKLIHLEIKPAIRNQIIRELQVLHECNSPYIVGFYGAFYSDGEISICMEHMDGGSLDQVLKKAGRITEEVLGKVSIAVNKGLAYLREKHKIMHRDVKPSNILVNSRGEIKLCDFGVSGQLIDSMANSFVGTRSYMSPERLQGTHYSVQSDIWSMGLSLVEMAIGRYPIPPPDAKELGHIFGCHMGEDSTFSEQSSRPPGRAGISFGLDSRPPMAIFELLDYIVNEPPPKLPPGVFSDEFQDFVNICLIKNPAERADLKQLMAHSFIKRSEAEKVDFAGWLCTTIGLKQPSTPTHTPTV, encoded by the exons ATGCCCAAGAAGAAGCCGGGACCCATTCAGCTGCACCCGAGTCCCGATGGATCAGCAATCAACGGCACCACTTCCGCAGA GACAAATTTGGAAGCTCTGCAGAAGAAGTTGGAAGAACTCGAGTTGGACGAACAACAGCGGAAACGGCTGGAGGCCTTTCTGACTCAGAAGCAGAAGGTTGGTGAGCTGAAGGACGATGACTTTGAGAAGATCTCGGAACTGGGTGCGGGCAATGGAGGCGTCGTATTCAAGGTCTCCCACAAGCCCTCCGGCCTAATCATGGCCCGAAAG CTGATCCACCTGGAGATAAAGCCAGCCATTCGCAACCAGATCATCCGAGAGCTTCAGGTCCTGCACGAGTGCAATTCTCCCTACATCGTGGGATTCTACGGCGCTTTCTACAGCGACGGGGAGATCAGCATCTGCATGGAGCACATG GATGGTGGATCATTGGATCAAGTGCTAAAAAAGGCTGGAAGAATTACAGAAGAAGTCCTGGGCAAAGTGAGCATAGCT GTTAATAAGGGACTGGCCTACCTGCGGGAGAAGCACAAGATTATGCACCGAG ATGTTAAGCCTTCGAACATCCTGGTGAATTCCCGTGGTGAAATCAAGCTGTGTGATTTTGGGGTCAGTGGGCAGCTGATTGACTCGATGGCCAATTCGTTTGTTGGGACCAGGTCCTACATGTCT CCGGAACGACTCCAGGGAACACACTATTCCGTTCAGTCTGACATCTGGAGTATGGGCCTCTCCCTGGTGGAGATGGCCATTGGCAGATATCCAATTCCTCCACCTGATGCTAAGGAGCTTGGACATATCTTTGGCTGCCACATGGGTGAAGACTCGACATTCTCCGAGCAGAGCAGTCGACCACCTGGGCGTGCCGGGATCT CCTTTGGTCTGGACAGTCGACCTCCGATGGCGATATTTGAACTGTTGGATTACATCGTGAATGAG CCGCCACCTAAATTGCCACCTGGAGTTTTCAGTGacgaattccaggattttgtgaACATTTG CTTGATAAAGAATCCTGCTGAGAGAGCAGACTTGAAGCAGCTTATG